One genomic window of Pigmentiphaga litoralis includes the following:
- a CDS encoding cupin domain-containing protein — protein MQDTTTDFSHVKPGDTPYRGEGLRDFFQYRDLGIAAATHGKVIAHLVRAHSAPEKGTGWHRHEADFQIVIMLKGWAKFMYDDKETLVEAGDCVHQRPGLVHYLFDYSPDMEYLEIVGPADFKSIDAPAPCAVPAPTPWDTPADTQKVDRAA, from the coding sequence ATGCAGGACACCACGACCGATTTCTCTCATGTGAAGCCAGGCGATACGCCCTACCGCGGCGAAGGCTTGCGCGACTTCTTCCAATATCGCGATCTGGGCATTGCCGCCGCGACACACGGCAAGGTCATCGCGCACCTGGTCAGGGCGCATTCCGCACCGGAGAAAGGCACGGGGTGGCACCGTCATGAGGCGGATTTTCAAATCGTGATCATGCTGAAGGGCTGGGCCAAGTTCATGTACGACGACAAGGAGACGCTGGTCGAGGCCGGCGACTGCGTGCATCAACGTCCGGGGCTTGTGCATTACCTGTTCGATTATTCGCCTGACATGGAATACCTGGAGATCGTCGGGCCCGCCGACTTCAAGAGCATCGATGCCCCCGCGCCGTGTGCGGTTCCGGCGCCCACGCCCTGGGATACGCCGGCGGACACCCAGAAGGTCGACCGAGCGGCCTGA
- a CDS encoding OmpA family protein: protein MKTSTVSKLVLVAAITAFTAGCANQQQNNAAIGAGGGAAAGAGLGALFGGGKGAAIGAGVGAVAGGLVGYNWSKVKQDVEQSGAKDLGIDVAEQPDGTLKVNIPSGVSFDTSSFALKPALLPVLDSVARTMQQSPELRARAVGHTDNTGQMAYNQTLSQNRATAVTSYLAGKGVANARLSSEGRASNDPVADNATAEGRAANRRIEIFLYATKN, encoded by the coding sequence ATGAAGACATCCACCGTTAGCAAGCTCGTCCTGGTTGCCGCCATCACTGCGTTCACCGCAGGTTGCGCGAACCAGCAGCAAAATAATGCCGCGATCGGCGCAGGCGGCGGCGCCGCTGCCGGCGCAGGCCTTGGCGCGCTCTTCGGCGGCGGCAAGGGCGCGGCAATCGGTGCAGGCGTTGGCGCCGTGGCCGGTGGCCTGGTGGGCTACAACTGGAGCAAGGTCAAGCAGGACGTCGAGCAATCGGGCGCCAAGGACCTGGGCATCGACGTAGCCGAGCAGCCCGACGGCACGCTGAAGGTCAACATCCCGAGCGGCGTGTCGTTCGACACCAGCAGCTTTGCGTTGAAGCCTGCCCTGCTGCCCGTGCTGGATAGCGTGGCCCGCACGATGCAGCAAAGCCCCGAGCTGCGCGCTCGCGCCGTCGGTCACACCGACAACACCGGGCAGATGGCCTACAACCAGACCCTGTCGCAGAACCGCGCCACGGCCGTGACCAGCTACCTGGCCGGCAAGGGCGTGGCCAATGCGCGCCTGAGTTCGGAAGGCCGTGCATCGAATGACCCGGTGGCCGACAACGCCACGGCAGAAGGCCGCGCCGCCAACCGCCGTATCGAGATCTTCCTGTACGCCACGAAGAACTAA
- a CDS encoding alpha/beta hydrolase, with the protein MTAVTIQDIVYTTSHEPALAGRLYRPAASGPVPLLVDIHGGAWNKGDRLNNHVMHHYLAEHGIATFALDFRLAPTTQYPGAVRDVNQGIRWVKAHAEELGTRADWVGGLGTSSGGHLLMLNTLIPDHADHAMPDAGADAKVNYAVVCWGILDPLARYRMAQEKNLTQLISAHHDFWPDEDAMTRANPQLILERGEHAHLPPAMIIQGIGDQNVEHARADLFADAYSKAGGEIAVHKFDDVHMFVTSTPNTDNSRQALERIRDFVLSQTTRAH; encoded by the coding sequence ATGACCGCCGTAACCATCCAGGACATCGTCTACACCACGTCCCATGAACCCGCCTTGGCGGGACGCCTGTACCGCCCCGCCGCAAGCGGGCCGGTGCCCCTGCTGGTCGACATTCACGGCGGCGCCTGGAACAAGGGCGACCGGCTCAACAATCATGTCATGCACCACTATCTGGCCGAGCACGGCATTGCCACGTTTGCGCTGGATTTCCGACTGGCGCCCACGACCCAGTACCCCGGCGCGGTCCGCGATGTGAACCAGGGGATCCGCTGGGTCAAGGCGCATGCCGAGGAACTGGGGACACGGGCGGATTGGGTCGGCGGACTGGGCACGTCAAGTGGCGGCCATCTGTTGATGCTCAATACCCTGATACCGGATCACGCGGATCACGCCATGCCGGACGCGGGCGCCGATGCCAAGGTCAACTACGCGGTGGTGTGCTGGGGCATTCTGGATCCGCTGGCCCGCTATCGGATGGCCCAGGAAAAGAACCTGACCCAACTGATCTCGGCGCATCACGATTTCTGGCCGGACGAGGACGCCATGACGCGCGCGAATCCGCAATTGATCCTGGAACGCGGCGAGCACGCGCACCTGCCGCCCGCAATGATCATTCAGGGCATCGGTGACCAGAATGTCGAGCATGCGCGAGCCGATCTGTTTGCCGATGCCTACAGCAAGGCGGGTGGCGAGATCGCGGTCCACAAGTTCGATGACGTCCATATGTTCGTCACATCCACCCCCAATACCGACAATTCGCGGCAGGCTTTGGAACGGATTCGGGACTTCGTGTTGTCCCAGACCACACGCGCCCATTAA
- a CDS encoding threo-3-hydroxy-L-aspartate ammonia-lyase: MSVTFSDIESAAQILNGHAHRTPVLTSGTVDALTGASVFFKCENYQRMGAFKFRGAFNALSRLDDDAKRRGVVAFSSGNHAQAVALAGKLLGIPATIVMPTDAPQVKLQATKGYGARVVTYNRATDSREAVAAEVASKDGLVTIPPFDHPHIIAGQGTAALELLQDVGSLDYLLVPCGGGGLLSGSAIAAKAMSPGIKVIGVEPAAGDDVTRGFKLKTLQTCKNPDTIADGARTESAGAITFPLILSEVDDVMAVPDDELVHWTLFLMERMKMVIEPTGALGATALLSGRLAAQGKRVGVIVSGGNVDLFSLTGYLNRGRDAIGL, encoded by the coding sequence ATGTCCGTCACGTTCTCCGATATCGAATCCGCCGCGCAGATCCTGAACGGCCACGCCCACCGGACCCCGGTCCTGACCTCCGGCACGGTCGATGCCCTGACGGGCGCGTCGGTCTTTTTCAAGTGCGAGAACTATCAGCGGATGGGTGCGTTCAAATTTCGCGGCGCGTTCAACGCGCTGTCGCGTCTGGACGATGACGCCAAGCGGCGCGGCGTCGTGGCCTTTTCGTCAGGCAACCACGCCCAGGCCGTCGCGCTTGCCGGCAAGCTGCTGGGCATTCCGGCCACCATCGTCATGCCGACCGATGCACCGCAGGTCAAGCTGCAGGCCACGAAGGGCTACGGCGCGCGCGTCGTCACCTACAACCGCGCCACCGACAGCCGCGAAGCCGTGGCAGCAGAAGTCGCCAGCAAGGACGGCCTGGTGACCATCCCGCCCTTCGACCACCCGCACATCATTGCCGGCCAGGGCACGGCTGCATTGGAATTGCTGCAGGACGTCGGCTCGCTGGACTACCTGCTGGTGCCGTGTGGCGGCGGCGGGCTGCTGTCCGGATCGGCCATTGCCGCCAAGGCCATGTCGCCCGGCATCAAGGTCATCGGCGTCGAGCCGGCGGCGGGGGACGACGTCACGCGGGGCTTCAAGCTCAAGACCCTGCAGACCTGCAAGAACCCCGACACCATCGCTGACGGCGCGCGGACCGAAAGCGCCGGCGCCATCACCTTCCCGCTGATCCTGTCGGAAGTCGATGACGTCATGGCCGTACCCGACGACGAACTAGTCCACTGGACCCTGTTCCTGATGGAACGCATGAAGATGGTGATCGAGCCGACCGGCGCGCTGGGCGCCACGGCATTGCTGTCCGGCAGGCTGGCGGCCCAAGGCAAGCGCGTGGGTGTGATCGTGTCCGGCGGCAACGTCGATTTGTTTTCGCTGACCGGCTACCTGAATCGCGGCCGCGACGCGATCGGCCTGTAG
- a CDS encoding Flp family type IVb pilin codes for MSTTHIAAQPRAMRGQGMTEYIIIVALISVAAIAVYQLFGQVVRSQTAAMVREIAGEDGSTESKSAQTAAATAKAQAAARSLKSFTGNSALAGSGSK; via the coding sequence ATGTCGACCACACACATTGCGGCACAGCCGCGGGCCATGCGCGGCCAGGGGATGACCGAATACATCATCATCGTCGCGCTCATTTCCGTCGCGGCGATCGCCGTGTACCAGCTGTTCGGGCAGGTCGTGCGTTCGCAGACCGCGGCCATGGTGCGCGAGATCGCGGGCGAGGATGGCTCGACCGAATCCAAGTCGGCGCAGACGGCGGCCGCGACCGCCAAGGCGCAGGCGGCCGCGCGATCGCTCAAGTCGTTTACCGGCAATTCGGCCCTGGCCGGCTCCGGGTCCAAGTAA
- the cpaB gene encoding Flp pilus assembly protein CpaB, whose translation MARFRIEKKWGMLAVALSAGAIAAWLSQRYVQARIDQVEAGARKPQVAVLVAAEDLPAGARLTHASIAVRDMPGEWTSDSALTPEHAEAVLSASLSHPVRRGEPILWAHVEAARARSLADKLAAGRRAVTLPVDDMSSVSGLLQPGDLIDLYVSFDHRGKPVTVPLLQGMKVLATGRQVEADSGGSASTPTNETGRSFSTVTLDASPEEAVKLIAARQNGTVTAMLRGAAESKAVSSAYLGDLGKLLGLQEPAPDRAPPKRAQVPIIYGDRTPRTIPKLGEAWSDPVPGAMEGGPGIDATARPPAGGTALPVMPWAATSGGESVRETSDQATRPSALSREVTP comes from the coding sequence ATGGCGCGTTTCCGTATCGAAAAGAAGTGGGGCATGCTCGCTGTCGCGTTGTCGGCAGGGGCGATCGCGGCGTGGCTGAGCCAGCGCTATGTCCAGGCGCGGATCGATCAGGTCGAGGCTGGCGCGCGCAAGCCGCAGGTCGCTGTGCTGGTTGCCGCAGAAGACCTGCCCGCAGGCGCGCGCCTGACGCATGCAAGCATCGCGGTGCGCGACATGCCGGGCGAGTGGACGTCGGACAGTGCCTTGACGCCAGAGCACGCCGAGGCTGTCCTCTCGGCGTCGCTGTCCCATCCGGTCCGGCGAGGCGAACCGATTCTGTGGGCGCATGTGGAAGCGGCGCGGGCGCGCAGCCTGGCGGACAAACTGGCCGCCGGACGCCGTGCGGTGACCTTGCCCGTCGATGATATGTCGTCCGTGTCGGGCCTGTTGCAGCCGGGTGACCTGATCGATCTGTACGTGTCGTTCGACCATCGCGGCAAGCCCGTCACCGTGCCGCTGCTACAAGGCATGAAGGTGCTGGCCACTGGCCGGCAGGTCGAAGCGGATAGCGGCGGATCCGCCTCGACCCCGACGAATGAGACGGGACGATCCTTCTCGACCGTCACGCTGGACGCCTCACCCGAAGAGGCCGTCAAGCTCATCGCAGCGCGCCAGAACGGCACCGTCACGGCCATGCTGCGCGGCGCGGCGGAAAGCAAGGCCGTTTCGTCCGCCTACCTGGGCGACCTGGGAAAGTTGCTGGGCCTGCAGGAACCGGCCCCCGACCGCGCGCCACCGAAACGCGCGCAGGTGCCGATCATCTACGGCGACCGCACGCCACGCACGATTCCCAAACTGGGTGAAGCGTGGTCTGACCCGGTACCGGGAGCGATGGAAGGCGGACCGGGCATCGACGCGACTGCCAGGCCGCCAGCGGGCGGTACGGCGCTGCCCGTCATGCCCTGGGCCGCAACCAGTGGCGGTGAATCCGTGCGAGAAACGTCAGACCAGGCCACTCGTCCCTCTGCGTTGAGCCGCGAGGTCACGCCATGA
- a CDS encoding type II and III secretion system protein family protein: MELFVGETFVLPTPGVARIAVGNGRVIHAATGDDKEVILFGNAPGESSLVVWNADGVARRLRISVVATQARRVQQELAAFLARIPNARSVVVGDKVIIEGDDLSDADQAKIAVLAKRYPQIVDFTEQVGWERMIMMDVKVVELPRSTMEELGVRWDAATTGGLTAGVAWDAAVGSRFRAAADAASAGESIRPGGNAIALPFPTSAPAGYLGANALLSSRLNAMARKGDALILAEPQLSARSGSTARFLAGGEVPYSTTDRNGASNTAFKPYGVTLQITPRVDRTGTVRSVIDVEVSTVDPSVTGTGGPALKVRRTSTEFNVRPNETLVLSGFLSLEQAQEVSSVPGLARLPLLGALFRSTRTQRADTELVIFVTPRVVTAGNPDLRERVRRADALVDAAMPERRLLIPVHPDVFFTEPQ; this comes from the coding sequence ATGGAGCTCTTCGTCGGTGAAACCTTCGTCCTGCCCACCCCTGGAGTGGCCCGCATTGCTGTCGGCAACGGCCGCGTCATTCATGCCGCGACTGGCGACGACAAGGAAGTGATCCTGTTCGGCAACGCCCCCGGCGAGTCCTCGCTCGTCGTGTGGAACGCAGACGGTGTCGCGCGGCGGCTGCGCATTTCGGTCGTCGCCACGCAGGCGCGGCGGGTCCAGCAGGAACTTGCCGCATTCCTCGCGCGGATTCCGAATGCCCGCAGCGTGGTCGTGGGCGACAAGGTCATCATCGAAGGGGACGACCTGTCCGATGCGGACCAGGCCAAGATCGCCGTGCTGGCCAAACGGTATCCGCAGATCGTCGACTTTACCGAGCAGGTCGGGTGGGAACGCATGATCATGATGGACGTGAAGGTGGTCGAGCTGCCGCGTTCCACGATGGAAGAACTTGGCGTGCGGTGGGACGCCGCGACCACGGGCGGGCTGACGGCCGGCGTGGCATGGGACGCCGCGGTGGGCAGCCGCTTTCGGGCCGCAGCCGATGCCGCGTCGGCCGGCGAATCGATTCGCCCGGGCGGCAACGCAATCGCATTGCCGTTCCCGACCAGCGCACCCGCAGGCTATCTGGGGGCCAACGCCTTGCTGTCGTCGCGGCTCAATGCCATGGCCAGGAAGGGCGATGCGCTGATCCTGGCGGAGCCGCAATTGTCGGCACGCAGCGGATCCACGGCGCGGTTTCTTGCCGGTGGCGAAGTCCCGTACTCGACCACCGATCGCAATGGCGCCAGCAACACTGCCTTCAAGCCCTATGGCGTCACTCTGCAGATTACGCCGCGTGTGGATCGGACCGGCACCGTGCGGTCGGTCATCGATGTCGAAGTCAGCACGGTGGATCCGTCTGTCACCGGGACGGGTGGTCCGGCGTTGAAAGTGCGCCGCACGTCCACCGAATTCAATGTGCGCCCCAACGAGACACTCGTCCTCAGCGGCTTCCTGTCGCTTGAACAGGCACAAGAGGTCAGCAGTGTGCCAGGGCTCGCGCGTCTGCCGCTGCTTGGCGCCTTGTTCCGGTCGACCCGCACGCAGCGCGCTGATACCGAGCTGGTCATCTTCGTCACGCCGCGGGTGGTCACGGCGGGCAATCCGGATCTGCGTGAGCGGGTGCGCCGCGCGGATGCTCTGGTCGATGCCGCCATGCCCGAACGGCGCTTGCTCATTCCTGTCCACCCGGACGTTTTTTTTACGGAGCCCCAATGA
- a CDS encoding ATPase, T2SS/T4P/T4SS family — MLQIEILDEDSQPRRLDVAAPALVGRSDACAVRLRNWRVARVHARLVHHPEGVFIEDLGSFGGTTVNGKRVVQYGPLAETDEVFIGAAMLKVLRVLPMAAAIAAEPRQEAYAPAAPAQAEPAVRPHPSEGEWRRRLHSGLLDALDLRRRDLAGMSDAMLRKEADSVLSALIAESDIPDALDRDQLRRQVVDEALGLGPLECLLADATVSEIMVNRHDEIWVEQGGQLRRHPSGFSSDQSVLGVIERIVAPIGRRIDESSPMVDARLRDGSRVNAIIPPLALKGPSLTIRKFPARRLTMQDLVAGESLDRSMAAFLQSCVTHRKNVVVSGGTGSGKTTLLNILSNFIPPGERVITIEDAAELRLDHEHLVSLEARPANLEGRGAVAIRDLVRNALRMRPDRIVIGECRGSEALDMLQAMNTGHEGSLTTLHANTPRDALSRLETLVLMAGMDLPLGAIREQIASAVDIIVQQSRSPAGRRRITAIVEVSGMESGKIQLQELFRFERRAVRSDGTETGEFVGCELMPTFYDAWRSAGITLDPSLFCGRTAVGEGKSGSTNPSSDSSRGAGT; from the coding sequence ATGTTGCAGATCGAGATTCTGGACGAAGACAGCCAGCCGCGCCGCCTGGACGTGGCCGCGCCCGCGCTGGTGGGGCGCAGCGATGCGTGCGCCGTGCGGCTGCGCAATTGGCGGGTAGCGAGGGTGCATGCCCGGCTTGTGCACCATCCGGAAGGCGTCTTCATTGAAGACCTGGGCTCGTTTGGCGGCACGACCGTCAATGGCAAGCGGGTGGTCCAGTACGGACCGTTGGCCGAAACCGACGAGGTGTTCATCGGCGCGGCAATGCTCAAGGTCTTGCGGGTCTTGCCGATGGCGGCGGCCATTGCGGCCGAGCCGCGGCAGGAGGCCTATGCGCCCGCAGCACCTGCCCAGGCCGAACCGGCAGTGCGTCCCCACCCGTCCGAAGGGGAGTGGCGCCGGCGCCTGCATAGCGGCTTGCTTGACGCCTTGGATCTGCGCCGCCGCGACCTGGCTGGCATGAGCGATGCCATGCTTCGCAAGGAAGCCGACAGCGTATTGAGCGCGCTCATTGCCGAGTCCGATATTCCCGACGCGCTTGACCGCGATCAGCTGAGGCGACAGGTCGTGGATGAAGCGTTGGGGCTCGGCCCACTGGAATGCCTCCTGGCCGATGCCACCGTGTCCGAGATCATGGTCAATCGCCATGATGAGATCTGGGTGGAGCAGGGCGGTCAGTTGCGCCGCCATCCCAGCGGCTTCAGCAGCGATCAGTCGGTGCTGGGCGTGATCGAACGGATCGTTGCGCCGATCGGGCGGCGGATCGACGAAAGCTCGCCCATGGTCGATGCGCGGCTGCGTGACGGCTCGCGCGTCAACGCCATCATCCCGCCGCTGGCGCTCAAGGGCCCGTCGCTGACGATCCGGAAGTTTCCGGCGCGTCGGCTGACCATGCAGGATCTGGTGGCCGGGGAATCGCTGGACCGGTCGATGGCCGCCTTCCTGCAGTCGTGCGTGACGCATCGCAAGAACGTCGTGGTGTCCGGCGGGACGGGGTCGGGCAAGACGACCTTGCTGAACATTCTGTCGAACTTCATTCCGCCCGGCGAGCGCGTGATCACCATCGAAGATGCGGCCGAACTGCGGCTTGACCACGAACATCTCGTGTCGCTCGAAGCCCGACCCGCCAACCTGGAAGGCCGGGGCGCCGTGGCCATCCGCGATCTGGTGCGCAATGCCCTGCGCATGCGGCCGGACCGCATCGTGATCGGCGAATGCCGAGGTTCGGAAGCGCTCGACATGCTGCAGGCGATGAACACGGGGCACGAAGGGTCGCTGACGACCCTGCACGCCAACACGCCGCGCGACGCCCTGTCGCGGCTGGAAACCCTGGTGCTCATGGCCGGCATGGACCTGCCACTGGGCGCGATTCGAGAGCAGATTGCGTCGGCCGTGGACATCATCGTGCAGCAGAGCCGCAGTCCGGCGGGCCGGCGGCGGATCACGGCCATCGTGGAGGTCAGCGGCATGGAGAGCGGCAAGATCCAGTTGCAGGAGCTGTTCCGTTTCGAACGCCGGGCCGTCCGCAGCGATGGCACCGAGACAGGCGAGTTCGTCGGCTGCGAATTGATGCCGACCTTCTACGACGCCTGGCGCAGCGCGGGCATCACGCTGGATCCATCACTGTTCTGCGGCCGCACGGCCGTCGGTGAAGGCAAGAGCGGGTCCACCAACCCATCGTCCGATTCATCACGCGGAGCCGGCACATGA
- a CDS encoding type II secretion system F family protein codes for MNVVIIALLVMLGTAIAAWGMQLAVADALKRYRALFTETARIDMSELFLFFDTERLWGVNLLLAGAAAVVSGLLLQSVTVGLVAGAAWLWVPRHAVRWLKRRRLQRFDSQLPDALLALAGALGAGASLQSGLTQVVAEGRSPLAQEFGLMLREQRFGVSLDEALAHLDARVPTEAAHLVVAALRIAADTGGNLAETLSRIAGTLRARLQIEGRIQVMTAQGRLQARVVGGLPPLLIAVLYQLEPDAMRQLWTTATGGAVLAVIVMLELAGLWLIRRIVGIDV; via the coding sequence ATGAACGTCGTGATCATCGCGCTCCTGGTGATGCTGGGCACCGCGATCGCGGCCTGGGGCATGCAGCTTGCCGTCGCCGACGCCCTCAAACGGTATCGGGCGTTGTTCACCGAGACGGCGCGCATCGACATGAGCGAACTCTTCCTCTTCTTCGACACCGAGCGTTTGTGGGGCGTGAACCTGCTGCTGGCGGGCGCAGCCGCGGTGGTCAGCGGCCTGCTGCTTCAAAGCGTGACGGTGGGTCTCGTGGCGGGGGCCGCCTGGCTATGGGTGCCGCGTCATGCGGTGCGCTGGCTCAAACGGCGCCGCCTGCAGCGCTTCGACAGCCAATTGCCCGACGCGCTGCTGGCCCTGGCTGGCGCCTTGGGCGCCGGCGCCAGTCTGCAGTCAGGGCTGACGCAGGTGGTGGCCGAGGGCCGCTCGCCGCTCGCTCAGGAGTTCGGCCTGATGCTGCGGGAACAGCGCTTTGGGGTCTCGCTTGATGAGGCCCTGGCGCATCTGGATGCACGTGTGCCCACGGAAGCCGCCCATCTGGTGGTCGCGGCCTTGCGGATCGCGGCCGACACCGGCGGCAATCTGGCCGAGACCTTGTCGCGCATCGCCGGCACTTTGCGCGCGCGCCTGCAGATTGAAGGACGGATCCAGGTCATGACCGCGCAGGGGCGGCTGCAGGCACGCGTGGTCGGCGGCCTGCCACCTTTGTTGATTGCAGTGCTCTACCAACTCGAGCCCGACGCGATGCGGCAGTTGTGGACCACCGCGACGGGCGGCGCTGTCCTCGCAGTCATTGTGATGCTGGAACTTGCCGGTCTCTGGTTGATTCGCCGCATCGTGGGCATCGATGTGTGA
- a CDS encoding type II secretion system F family protein, which translates to MNFDEASALRTFVSPDTFNVAALGAALAAGVSVTLLVWLAYRFVADTPPAGARGRDQPPPAFRATWWLIAAAAHYTAPTLSWRYRRALDKRLIAAGLDQALAAKHILAAQWLIAIAVAGLLTLLHGVTAGTPGLTGALMIAAASGLGWIWPRLWLRECIALRQRALLRALPFMLDMTTLCVEAGLNLSGALQQAVRKGPPGPLRDELQRVLGDIRTGVPRAQALRDFATRVNASAVTALVGTLIQADTLGMNLAQILRAQADQQRSDRFLRAEKLAMEAPVKMLFPLIAFIFPCTFVVIAFPIGIKLLELSQ; encoded by the coding sequence ATGAACTTCGATGAAGCTTCCGCCCTCCGGACTTTCGTCAGCCCTGACACCTTCAACGTCGCGGCGTTGGGCGCTGCATTGGCTGCGGGCGTCAGCGTCACGCTGTTGGTCTGGCTGGCCTATCGGTTCGTTGCCGACACGCCGCCCGCCGGTGCGCGGGGGCGCGATCAGCCGCCGCCTGCATTCCGCGCGACCTGGTGGCTGATCGCGGCGGCTGCGCATTACACCGCGCCGACGCTGTCGTGGCGGTATCGGCGCGCCCTCGACAAGCGGCTCATCGCCGCGGGCCTGGACCAGGCATTGGCCGCGAAACACATCCTGGCCGCGCAGTGGCTCATCGCAATTGCCGTCGCGGGGCTCCTCACCCTGCTGCATGGGGTGACGGCCGGAACGCCCGGGTTGACTGGCGCGTTGATGATTGCGGCCGCGAGCGGGCTGGGATGGATCTGGCCGCGGCTCTGGCTGCGCGAGTGCATCGCCTTGAGGCAGCGGGCGCTGCTGCGTGCTTTGCCCTTCATGCTGGACATGACGACCCTGTGCGTGGAGGCCGGGCTCAACTTGTCCGGCGCCCTGCAGCAGGCCGTGCGCAAAGGTCCGCCGGGCCCATTGCGCGACGAGTTGCAGCGGGTGCTCGGCGACATCCGCACTGGCGTGCCACGCGCCCAGGCCCTGCGGGACTTCGCCACACGCGTCAACGCGTCAGCCGTCACGGCGCTGGTGGGCACGCTGATCCAGGCCGACACGCTCGGCATGAACCTGGCGCAGATCCTGCGGGCGCAGGCGGATCAGCAACGCAGCGACCGTTTCCTGCGCGCCGAAAAACTCGCCATGGAAGCACCGGTCAAGATGCTGTTTCCGCTGATCGCATTCATCTTCCCATGCACCTTCGTGGTCATCGCTTTTCCGATCGGCATCAAGTTGCTGGAGTTGTCGCAATGA
- a CDS encoding DUF192 domain-containing protein, which yields MHANDPQDKQSLMPPPEPAQHVHWRHARTFRTRLVGLLGQPPLKPQEALRVTPCAAVHTFGMRHAIDVVFVGRGGVVLAVVPHVPPGRIVWRRGATEVVETAAGCAPGCGLHVGARL from the coding sequence ATGCACGCGAACGATCCGCAAGACAAGCAGTCGCTGATGCCACCACCAGAGCCGGCGCAGCACGTGCACTGGCGGCACGCCCGCACGTTTCGAACGCGGCTGGTAGGCTTGCTCGGCCAACCGCCATTGAAACCGCAGGAAGCCCTGCGGGTCACGCCGTGCGCCGCCGTGCATACCTTCGGCATGCGCCATGCGATCGATGTCGTCTTTGTGGGAAGAGGGGGCGTCGTGCTGGCCGTCGTGCCGCACGTGCCGCCAGGGCGCATCGTCTGGCGACGTGGCGCAACCGAGGTCGTCGAAACAGCAGCGGGATGCGCGCCAGGGTGTGGCTTGCACGTGGGAGCCCGGCTATGA